A single genomic interval of Armigeres subalbatus isolate Guangzhou_Male chromosome 1, GZ_Asu_2, whole genome shotgun sequence harbors:
- the LOC134206911 gene encoding uncharacterized protein LOC134206911, with translation MKFDRKVLYSDSTITLGWLTKSPNQLNTYVANRVAHVQELTPRPTYEYKYVPTSHNPADLVSRGLYPENLIGNSFWWHGPQFLQQCNYEEETIQEVIDLPEVKVAAVVTTEERQLEYDRIFKRFSSFRKLQRIFAYVIRFVNRARKRFPNTAQEVRPTVAELRSSLQAIVYMMQQQRLLQDIHEVRKKQGTNERYIGRLRSLNPWVDSSGILRVNGRIKHANVSYEQRCPAILPADHHVTEILIQATHDENLHVGPSGTLSVLRQRYWILNGRSVIRKQLRKCLRCLRVNPPETKLFMGDLPHCRVTQALPFERTGVDFAGPIFVRKGNPRKPVYCKAYVSLFVCMVTKCIHIELVSNLTTAAFVAALQRFVARRGIPTDMYSDNATNFAGANSELHELYNLLRQELTLEAIQEFCLPKEINWHFIPPRSPHLGGLWEAGVKSAKYLIKRTAGDAKLTEEEWNTLLTQIEGILNSRPLVPQTADPDDYNVITPGHLLIGRPLTAIPEPSYDHLKPGTLSRWQHIQKMRADFWRRWSTDYLSELQQRRKWSKQHTEVKVGDLVVLKEDNVPPMQWKLGRVVDTHPGPDAVTRVVTVKTPVGVYKRSTAKIALLPLDDREKADT, from the coding sequence ATGAAATTCGATCGTAAAGTATTGTATTCGGATTCTACAATCACACTAGGATGGCTGACGAAATCTCCTAACCAGCTGAACACATACGTTGCTAATCGAGTGGCACACGTTCAAGAACTTACACCTAGACCAACCTACGAGTACAAGTACGTGCCCACAAGTCACAATCCTGCGGACCTTGTTTCACGCGGTCTCTATCCGGAAAACTTgattggaaattccttctggTGGCATGGACCACAGTTTCTGCAGCAATGCAACTACGAAGAAGAAACAATACAGGAGGTGATTGATCTTCCGGAAGTGAAGGTTGCTGCGGTGGTGACCACTGAAGAACGTCAGCTAGAGTACGATCGAATCTTCAAAAGGTTCAGTTCATTCCGAAAATTGCAACGAATATTCGCCTATGTGATTCGCTTTGTCAACCGAGCTCGTAAACGATTCCCTAATACGGCACAAGAAGTACGTCCTACTGTTGCTGAACTACGATCATCGCTTCAAGCTATAGTTTACATGATGCAACAACAACGACTACTACAAGATATTCATGAAGTTCGAAAGAAGCAAGGCACAAATGAAAGATACATCGGAAGACTACGAAGCCTCAATCCATGGGTCGACAGTAGTGGCATACTACGGGTTAACGGAAGAATCAAACACGCGAACGTATCATATGAGCAACGGTGTCCGGCAATACTACCAGCCGATCATCACGTCACGGAAATACTAATTCAAGCTACCCATGATGAAAATCTACACGTTGGCCCGAGTGGAACTCTTTCGGTTTTAAGGCAGCGATACTGGATACTCAATGGACGAAGTGTGATTCGCAAACAACTACGAAAATGTCTACGCTGCTTGAGAGTCAACCCTCCAGAGACTAAACTTTTCATGGGAGATTTACCCCATTGCAGGGTAACCCAGGCTCTTCCATTTGAGCGAACGGGCGTTGACTTTGCTGGGCCAATTTTTGTGCGCAAAGGAAATCCGCGCAAGCCAGTGTACTGTAAGGCATATGTGTCGTTATTTGTATGCATGGTCACCAAATGCATTCACATTGAGCTTGTTTCTAATTTAACGACGGCTGCATTCGTAGCAGCTTTGCAACGATTTGTTGCCCGACGCGGCATTCCAACAGACATGTACAGCGATAATGCTACAAATTTCGCAGGGGCAAATTCGGAGCTTCACGAACTCTACAATCTACTGAGACAAGAGTTAACCTTGGAGGCCATTCAAGAGTTTTGCCTGCCCAAGGAGATTAATTGGCACTTTATCCCTCCTCGCTCGCCACACCTGGGTGGATTATGGGAGGCTGGCGTAAAATCGGCTAAATACCTAATCAAGCGCACTGCGGGAGATGCGAAGCTAACCGAAGAAGAATGGAACACACTCTTGACGCAAATTGAAGGGATACTAAATTCACGACCTCTTGTACCGCAAACAGCAGACCCAGACGACTACAACGTTATAACACCCGGTCACTTGTTAATTGGCCGTCCTCTCACAGCTATTCCCGAGCCGTCGTATGATCACCTCAAACCCGGAACATTGTCTAGGTGGCAACATATTCAAAAGATGCGTGCTGACTTCTGGAGACGATGGTCCACAGACTATTTGTCCGAATTGCAACAGCGCCGCAAATGGTCCAAACAGCACACCGAGGTCAAAGTTGGTGATTTGGTGGTACTCAAGGAAGATAACGTCCCTCCTATGCAGTGGAAACTTGGCAGAGTGGTGGACACGCACCCAGGTCCAGATGCAGTAACGCGAGTAGTAACTGTGAAGACGCCAGTAGGGGTTTATAAGAGATCAACAGCCAAGATTGCACTGCTTCCGTTGGACGACAGGGAGAAGGCGGATACGTAG